Proteins from a genomic interval of Pseudomonas silesiensis:
- the phnD gene encoding phosphonate ABC transporter substrate-binding protein, with product MLNRIGRVFAGATLLASCVLGTAQAEEKAINFGIMSTESSQNLKSIWQPFLDDMHKKTGLKINATFASDYAGLIQGMRFNKVDVAWLGNKAAIEAVDRSNGEIFAQTAAASGATGYWSVLIVRKDSPINSVDDMLKNAKTLTFGNGDPNSTSGYLVPGYYVFAKNGVDAATAFKRTLNSSHEVNALSVAKGQLDVATFNTESWDRLEVTQPDKAALLKVIWKSPLIPADPLVWSKALSDGEKQKIRDFIFSYGDTESEKAVLKGMQLGKFLASTDDQLLPIRQLELFKLRTTIDADSKLEAADKAKRLAEIDAELAKLQERLTLLEKSTDKKTANAG from the coding sequence ATGTTGAACCGTATCGGTCGCGTTTTTGCTGGCGCAACACTTCTTGCAAGCTGCGTACTGGGCACCGCCCAGGCTGAAGAAAAAGCCATCAACTTCGGCATCATGTCCACTGAGTCTTCGCAGAACCTCAAGAGCATCTGGCAGCCGTTTCTGGATGACATGCACAAGAAGACCGGCCTGAAAATCAACGCCACCTTCGCCTCCGACTATGCCGGGCTGATCCAGGGCATGCGCTTCAACAAGGTCGACGTCGCCTGGCTGGGCAACAAGGCCGCCATCGAAGCGGTGGACCGTTCCAACGGCGAGATCTTCGCCCAGACCGCTGCCGCCAGTGGCGCCACCGGCTACTGGAGCGTGCTGATCGTGCGCAAGGACAGCCCGATCAACTCCGTCGACGACATGCTGAAAAACGCCAAGACCCTGACCTTCGGCAACGGTGATCCGAACTCTACCTCGGGCTATCTGGTGCCTGGCTACTACGTGTTCGCCAAGAACGGTGTCGATGCGGCCACCGCGTTCAAGCGCACCCTCAATTCCAGCCATGAGGTCAACGCCCTGAGCGTGGCCAAGGGGCAACTGGATGTAGCGACCTTCAACACTGAAAGCTGGGATCGCCTGGAGGTCACGCAACCCGACAAGGCGGCACTGCTCAAGGTGATCTGGAAGTCGCCGCTGATCCCCGCCGATCCCCTGGTGTGGAGCAAGGCCCTGAGCGACGGCGAGAAGCAAAAGATCCGCGATTTCATCTTCAGCTATGGCGACACCGAGTCCGAGAAAGCGGTGCTCAAGGGCATGCAACTGGGCAAGTTCCTGGCCTCCACCGACGACCAGTTACTGCCGATCCGTCAGCTTGAGCTGTTCAAGCTGCGCACCACGATCGATGCCGACAGCAAGCTTGAGGCGGCGGACAAGGCCAAGCGCCTGGCCGAGATCGATGCCGAACTGGCAAAGCTGCAAGAACGCCTGACCCTCCTTGAGAAATCCACCGATAAAAAGACCGCCAACGCCGGTTGA
- the phnC gene encoding phosphonate ABC transporter ATP-binding protein — protein sequence MNAAIHVDHLNKTFARKTALVDLQLTIGAGEMVALIGASGSGKSTLLRHLAGLACCDRNNGGSVKVLGREVQASGRLNGKVRRLRADIGYIFQQFNLVNRLSVLDNVLLGCLGRMPRWRGNLSLFNAEEKQFAMESLDRVGLADLAEQRASTLSGGQQQRVAIARALTQRAEVILADEPIASLDPESARKVMEILADINRRDGKTVVVTLHQVDYATRYCPRAVALKGGRIHFDGPAADLSSQFLNDLYGADLDASLMFSDQARRPEPAPRLVLARV from the coding sequence ATGAACGCAGCTATCCATGTCGATCATCTGAACAAGACCTTTGCGCGCAAGACCGCACTGGTCGACCTCCAACTCACCATCGGTGCCGGTGAGATGGTCGCGCTGATCGGCGCTTCCGGCTCCGGCAAATCCACCTTGTTGCGGCACCTCGCGGGCCTGGCCTGTTGCGATCGCAACAACGGCGGTAGCGTCAAGGTGCTGGGGCGGGAAGTGCAGGCGTCCGGCCGGCTCAATGGCAAGGTCCGTCGCCTGCGCGCCGATATCGGCTACATCTTTCAGCAGTTCAACCTGGTCAACCGCCTCAGCGTGCTCGATAACGTGCTGCTCGGTTGCCTGGGGCGCATGCCACGCTGGCGCGGCAATCTGAGTCTGTTCAATGCCGAGGAAAAACAGTTCGCCATGGAGTCCCTGGACCGGGTCGGCCTGGCCGACCTGGCGGAGCAACGGGCGTCGACCTTGTCCGGCGGCCAGCAGCAACGGGTGGCGATTGCCCGGGCATTGACCCAGCGTGCCGAGGTGATTCTGGCCGACGAGCCCATCGCCTCCCTGGACCCGGAGTCGGCGCGCAAGGTCATGGAGATCCTCGCCGACATCAACCGCCGCGACGGCAAGACCGTGGTGGTGACCCTGCATCAGGTCGATTACGCCACACGTTATTGCCCCCGTGCCGTGGCGCTCAAGGGCGGGCGCATCCATTTCGATGGCCCTGCCGCCGACCTGAGCAGTCAGTTCCTCAATGACCTGTATGGCGCCGACCTCGACGCCAGCCTGATGTTTTCCGACCAGGCCCGCCGCCCCGAACCCGCGCCCCGGCTGGTGCTGGCTCGCGTGTGA
- the ccmI gene encoding c-type cytochrome biogenesis protein CcmI, which produces MIDFWLAAGLLLLVALSFLLIPVLRGRRAQLEEDRTALNVALYQERVAELQTQQEEGVLDAGQMDTGRAEAARELLADTEGVEAPRVSRLGKPLPLLAAILVPVLGLGLYLHFGASDKVELTREFTQAPQSMEEMTRRLERAVEAQPDSAEGLYFLGRTYMAQDRPADAAKIFERAANVAGRQPELLGQWAQAQYFADGKKWSDKIQALTDEALKADPKEVTSLGLLGIAAFESERYQDAIDYWNRLLAQLPPDDNSRAALQGGIARASEKLVASGGKVSEAPVAKVAAVLKVRVDLSPELKAKVQPGDSVFIFARATSGPPAPLAAKRLTVADLPATVELGDADAMMPQLKLSNFPEVQLVARVSRAGQPTAGEWIGRSQPLASSTTAQQQLTIDSPDK; this is translated from the coding sequence ATGATTGATTTCTGGCTCGCTGCAGGTCTGCTGCTTCTGGTTGCCCTGAGTTTTCTGCTGATCCCCGTTCTGCGTGGCCGTCGTGCCCAGCTTGAAGAGGATCGTACTGCCCTCAACGTCGCGCTGTATCAGGAGCGCGTGGCCGAACTGCAAACCCAGCAGGAGGAGGGCGTGCTCGACGCCGGGCAAATGGACACCGGCCGTGCCGAAGCGGCGCGTGAGCTGCTGGCGGACACCGAAGGCGTCGAGGCACCGCGCGTGTCGCGCCTGGGCAAACCGTTGCCCTTGCTCGCGGCGATTCTGGTGCCGGTGCTGGGCCTGGGCCTGTACCTGCATTTCGGGGCCAGCGACAAGGTCGAACTGACACGGGAATTCACCCAGGCGCCACAGTCGATGGAAGAGATGACCCGTCGCCTGGAGCGCGCGGTCGAGGCGCAGCCGGACTCGGCTGAAGGCCTGTATTTCCTCGGTCGCACCTACATGGCGCAGGATCGTCCAGCCGATGCGGCGAAGATCTTCGAACGTGCAGCTAACGTGGCCGGTCGTCAGCCGGAGTTGCTCGGCCAATGGGCCCAGGCCCAATACTTCGCCGACGGCAAAAAGTGGTCGGACAAGATCCAGGCACTCACCGACGAAGCGCTCAAGGCCGATCCGAAGGAAGTCACCAGCCTCGGCCTGCTCGGTATTGCCGCCTTCGAAAGCGAGCGTTACCAGGACGCCATCGACTATTGGAATCGCCTGCTCGCGCAGTTGCCGCCGGATGACAATTCCCGTGCCGCGCTGCAAGGCGGGATTGCGCGGGCCAGCGAAAAACTCGTCGCCAGCGGCGGCAAGGTGTCCGAGGCGCCAGTGGCCAAGGTCGCAGCGGTGCTCAAGGTGCGTGTGGATCTTTCACCCGAGCTCAAGGCCAAGGTCCAGCCGGGCGACAGCGTGTTCATCTTTGCCCGCGCCACCTCCGGCCCTCCCGCGCCACTGGCCGCCAAGCGCCTGACCGTGGCCGACTTGCCGGCGACCGTCGAGCTGGGCGATGCCGATGCCATGATGCCGCAGTTGAAACTGTCGAACTTCCCTGAAGTCCAACTGGTTGCACGCGTCTCCCGCGCCGGCCAACCCACGGCGGGCGAATGGATCGGTCGCAGCCAGCCCTTGGCCAGCAGCACCACCGCACAGCAACAACTGACTATCGACAGTCCGGATAAATGA
- a CDS encoding cytochrome c-type biogenesis protein, with protein MKRWIAAVVLGLSMAGVAHAAIDTYEFANENDRERFRELTKELRCPKCQNQDIADSNAPIAADLRKEIFRMLGEGKDNQQIIDFMVDRYGDFVRYKPALNAKTAVLWFGPAGLLLGGFVIIAVIVRRRRVQSVATKDELSVEERERLDQLLDKTKND; from the coding sequence ATGAAGCGCTGGATAGCCGCTGTGGTGTTGGGCTTGAGCATGGCCGGCGTGGCACATGCGGCCATCGACACCTATGAGTTTGCCAATGAAAACGATCGCGAGCGTTTTCGCGAACTGACCAAAGAACTGCGCTGCCCCAAGTGCCAGAATCAGGACATCGCCGATTCCAACGCACCGATTGCCGCCGACCTGCGCAAAGAGATCTTCCGCATGCTCGGCGAGGGCAAGGACAATCAGCAAATCATCGATTTCATGGTCGATCGCTACGGTGATTTCGTGCGCTACAAACCCGCGCTGAATGCCAAGACCGCCGTGCTCTGGTTCGGCCCCGCCGGCCTGCTGCTGGGCGGTTTCGTGATCATCGCCGTGATCGTCCGGCGCCGACGCGTGCAAAGCGTTGCCACCAAGGATGAGCTTTCTGTCGAGGAGCGTGAGCGCCTCGACCAACTGTTGGATAAAACCAAGAATGATTGA
- a CDS encoding DsbE family thiol:disulfide interchange protein has protein sequence MRRWLMLLPLAIFLVVAVFLYRGLYLNPAELPSAMINKPFPEFSLPAVQGDKTLTRADLLGKPALVNVWGTWCISCRVEHPVLNKLAEKGVVIYGINYKDINADALKWLDEFHNPYQLDIRDDAGTLGLNLGVYGAPETFFIDAKGIIRDKFVGVIDEQVWREKLAAKYQALVDEAKP, from the coding sequence ATGAGACGTTGGCTTATGCTGTTGCCCCTGGCGATTTTCCTGGTGGTTGCCGTGTTCCTGTACCGCGGCCTGTACCTGAACCCGGCCGAGTTGCCCTCGGCGATGATCAACAAGCCGTTCCCGGAGTTTTCCCTGCCGGCGGTGCAGGGCGACAAGACCCTGACCAGGGCCGATCTCCTCGGCAAGCCGGCGCTGGTCAACGTCTGGGGCACCTGGTGCATTTCCTGCCGGGTCGAGCACCCGGTGCTGAACAAGCTGGCCGAGAAGGGCGTGGTGATCTACGGCATCAACTACAAGGACATCAACGCCGATGCCTTGAAGTGGCTGGATGAATTCCACAACCCGTACCAGCTGGACATCCGCGACGACGCAGGCACATTGGGCCTGAACCTCGGCGTGTATGGTGCCCCGGAAACCTTCTTCATCGACGCCAAGGGCATCATCCGCGACAAGTTCGTCGGGGTGATCGACGAACAGGTCTGGCGTGAAAAACTGGCGGCCAAGTATCAGGCGCTGGTGGATGAGGCCAAGCCATGA
- a CDS encoding heme lyase CcmF/NrfE family subunit, producing MTSGIFIPELGHLAMILALCFALVQAVVPLLGAWRGDRLWMSLAQPAAWGQFAFLLFAFGCLTYAFMADDFSVAYVAGNSNSALPWYYKFSAVWGAHEGSLLLWALILGGWTFAVSVFSRQLPQVMLARVLSIMGMISIGFLLFLILTSNPFERILPQIPTDGRDLNPLLQDIGLIVHPPMLYMGYVGFSVAFAFAIAALLGGRLDAAWARWSRPWTIVAWAFLGIGITLGSWWAYYELGWGGWWFWDPVENASFMPWLVGTALIHSLAVTEKRGVFKSWTVLLAIAAFSLSLLGTFLVRSGVLTSVHAFASDPERGVFILIFLLFVVGGSLTLFALRAPVVKSHVGFNLWSRETLLLGNNLVLVVAASMILLGTLYPLILDAMTGAKLSVGPPYFNALFIPLMALLMVVMAVGMLVRWKDTPVKWLLGMLTPVLLGSAALAVVAGIAYGDFNWAVIATFMLAAWVLLAGVRDIFDKTRHKGLIKGLPTLTRSYWGMQVAHLGIAVCALGVVLSSQNSAERDLRLAPGESMDLGGYQFVFEGAKHYEGPNFTSDKGTVRVIKGGKEISVLHPEKRLYTVQNSVMTEAGIDAGFTRDLYVALGEPLGEGAWAVRVHVKPFVRWIWFGGLLTGLGGLLAALDPRYRVKVKSRVREALGMSEATA from the coding sequence ATGACTTCCGGCATCTTTATTCCTGAGCTGGGCCACCTGGCGATGATCCTGGCGCTGTGCTTCGCGCTGGTCCAGGCCGTGGTGCCGTTGCTGGGTGCCTGGCGCGGCGACCGTTTGTGGATGAGCCTGGCCCAGCCGGCCGCCTGGGGGCAATTCGCGTTCCTGCTGTTTGCCTTCGGTTGCCTGACGTACGCCTTCATGGCCGACGATTTCTCCGTGGCCTATGTCGCCGGTAACTCCAATAGCGCCTTGCCGTGGTACTACAAATTCAGCGCGGTATGGGGCGCTCACGAAGGCTCGTTGCTGCTGTGGGCGCTGATCCTCGGCGGCTGGACCTTCGCCGTGTCGGTGTTCTCCCGGCAGTTGCCGCAGGTGATGCTTGCCCGTGTGTTGTCGATCATGGGCATGATCAGCATCGGTTTCCTGCTGTTCCTGATCCTGACGTCCAACCCCTTCGAACGGATCCTGCCGCAGATTCCAACGGACGGTCGTGACCTCAACCCCTTGCTGCAAGACATCGGGCTGATCGTTCACCCGCCGATGCTGTACATGGGTTATGTCGGTTTCTCCGTGGCCTTCGCCTTTGCCATCGCCGCGTTGCTCGGTGGGCGTCTCGATGCGGCGTGGGCGCGCTGGTCCCGTCCGTGGACCATCGTCGCCTGGGCCTTCCTCGGTATCGGTATCACGTTGGGCTCCTGGTGGGCCTATTACGAGCTCGGCTGGGGTGGCTGGTGGTTCTGGGACCCGGTGGAAAACGCCTCCTTCATGCCATGGCTGGTCGGCACGGCGCTGATTCACTCGTTGGCGGTCACGGAAAAACGTGGCGTGTTCAAGAGCTGGACCGTGTTGCTGGCCATCGCCGCGTTTTCGTTGAGCCTGCTCGGCACCTTCCTCGTCCGTTCCGGGGTGCTGACATCGGTGCACGCCTTTGCGTCCGACCCCGAGCGCGGCGTGTTCATCCTGATCTTCCTGTTGTTCGTGGTGGGCGGTTCGCTGACGCTGTTCGCCCTGCGCGCACCGGTGGTCAAGAGTCACGTCGGCTTCAACCTCTGGTCCCGGGAAACCCTGCTGCTGGGCAACAACCTGGTGCTGGTGGTGGCGGCTTCGATGATTCTGCTCGGCACCTTGTACCCGCTGATCCTCGATGCGATGACCGGCGCCAAGCTGTCGGTCGGCCCACCGTACTTCAACGCGTTGTTCATTCCCTTGATGGCGTTGTTGATGGTGGTGATGGCGGTCGGCATGCTGGTGCGCTGGAAAGACACCCCGGTCAAATGGCTGCTGGGCATGCTGACCCCGGTGTTGCTCGGCAGCGCCGCGCTGGCTGTGGTGGCCGGCATCGCCTACGGTGATTTCAACTGGGCGGTGATCGCCACCTTCATGCTCGCCGCCTGGGTGTTGCTGGCCGGCGTTCGCGACATTTTCGACAAGACGCGCCACAAGGGCCTGATCAAGGGCTTGCCGACCTTGACCCGCAGTTATTGGGGCATGCAGGTCGCGCACCTCGGCATTGCCGTTTGCGCCCTGGGTGTCGTGCTCTCGAGCCAGAACAGTGCCGAGCGCGACCTGCGTCTGGCGCCGGGCGAATCCATGGACCTGGGCGGTTACCAATTCGTGTTCGAAGGCGCCAAACACTACGAAGGCCCGAACTTCACCTCCGACAAGGGCACCGTACGCGTGATCAAGGGTGGCAAGGAAATCAGCGTGCTGCACCCGGAAAAACGCCTCTATACCGTGCAGAACTCGGTGATGACCGAAGCCGGGATCGACGCCGGTTTCACCCGTGACCTCTACGTTGCCCTCGGCGAACCGCTGGGCGAGGGTGCCTGGGCCGTGCGTGTGCACGTCAAGCCGTTTGTGCGCTGGATCTGGTTCGGCGGCTTGCTCACCGGTCTCGGCGGGTTGCTGGCGGCGCTGGATCCGCGTTATCGGGTCAAGGTGAAAAGCCGCGTGCGCGAAGCACTTGGCATGTCGGAGGCGACGGCATGA
- the ccmE gene encoding cytochrome c maturation protein CcmE: MNPLRKKRLIIILAILVGVGAAVGLALSALQQNINLFYTPTQIANGEAPQDTRIRAGGMVEKGSLQRSGDSLDVKFVVTDFKESVTISYRGILPDLFREGQGIVALGKLNADGVVVADEVLAKHDEKYMPPEVTKALKDSGQSAPTPAKEG; this comes from the coding sequence GTGAATCCCCTGCGTAAAAAGCGTCTTATCATCATTCTCGCGATCCTGGTCGGCGTCGGCGCTGCGGTCGGCCTGGCCCTGAGCGCCCTGCAACAGAACATCAATCTGTTCTACACCCCGACCCAGATCGCCAACGGCGAAGCCCCGCAAGATACGCGCATCCGCGCCGGCGGCATGGTCGAGAAAGGTTCGCTGCAACGTTCCGGCGATTCCCTGGACGTGAAATTCGTGGTCACCGACTTCAAGGAATCCGTGACTATCAGCTACCGCGGCATCCTTCCGGATCTGTTCCGCGAAGGGCAGGGCATCGTTGCCCTGGGCAAGCTCAATGCCGATGGCGTGGTGGTGGCCGACGAAGTGCTGGCCAAGCACGATGAAAAATACATGCCGCCTGAAGTGACCAAGGCTTTGAAAGACAGCGGTCAATCTGCTCCAACGCCCGCGAAGGAGGGTTGA
- the ccmD gene encoding heme exporter protein CcmD has translation MSFASFGDFLAMGHHGLYVWSAYGICLAVLVLNVAAPVLARKRYLQQEARRLRRENGK, from the coding sequence ATGAGTTTTGCTTCATTCGGCGACTTTCTCGCCATGGGCCATCACGGCCTGTACGTCTGGTCGGCCTATGGCATTTGCCTGGCGGTACTGGTTCTCAACGTGGCGGCGCCGGTCCTGGCCCGCAAGCGGTATCTGCAACAAGAGGCGCGTCGTCTGCGCCGGGAGAACGGCAAGTGA
- a CDS encoding heme ABC transporter permease, translated as MNWTWFHKLGSPKWFYGISGKLLPWLSVAALLLIGVGVVWGLAFAPPDYQQGNSFRIIYIHVPAAMLAQSIYVMLAVCGIVGLVWKMKLADVALQCAAPIGAWMTAVALVTGAIWGKPTWGSWWVWDARLTSMLILLFLYFGLIALGNAISNRDSAAKACAVLAIVGVINIPIIKYSVEWWNTLHQGATFTLTEKPAMPVEMWLPLLLTVLGFYCFFGAVLLLRMRLEVLKREARASWVKAEVQNSLEVAR; from the coding sequence ATGAACTGGACCTGGTTTCATAAGCTCGGCTCACCCAAATGGTTTTATGGCATCAGCGGCAAGCTGCTGCCGTGGCTCAGTGTCGCGGCGTTGCTGCTGATCGGCGTTGGCGTAGTATGGGGGCTGGCCTTCGCGCCGCCGGACTACCAGCAAGGCAACAGCTTTCGCATCATCTATATCCACGTTCCGGCCGCCATGCTCGCGCAGTCCATCTACGTGATGCTGGCTGTGTGCGGCATCGTCGGGCTGGTCTGGAAGATGAAACTGGCGGACGTCGCCCTGCAATGCGCGGCGCCCATCGGTGCCTGGATGACCGCCGTGGCACTGGTCACCGGCGCGATCTGGGGCAAACCGACCTGGGGTTCGTGGTGGGTTTGGGATGCGCGACTAACGTCCATGCTGATCCTGCTGTTTCTGTACTTCGGTCTCATTGCGCTGGGCAACGCGATCAGCAATCGTGACAGCGCGGCCAAGGCCTGTGCGGTGCTGGCGATCGTCGGCGTGATCAATATCCCGATCATCAAATACTCGGTGGAGTGGTGGAACACCCTGCACCAGGGCGCCACCTTCACCCTCACCGAAAAACCGGCGATGCCGGTGGAAATGTGGTTGCCATTGCTGCTGACGGTGTTGGGTTTCTACTGTTTCTTCGGCGCCGTGCTGTTGCTGCGCATGCGCCTTGAAGTGCTCAAGCGCGAAGCCCGCGCGAGCTGGGTCAAGGCCGAAGTGCAAAACAGCCTGGAGGTCGCGCGATGA
- the ccmB gene encoding heme exporter protein CcmB has product MTVFGLLVAREARLLFRRPAELANPLVFFAIVVSLFPLAVGPESQLLQTLSPGLVWVAALLSVLLSLDGLFRSDFEDGSLEQWVLSSHPLPLLVLAKVLAHWAFSGLALVLLAPLLALMLGLPAACLPVLLLSLLLGTPVLSLLGAVGAALTVGLKRGGLLLALLILPLYIPVLILGSGALQAALQGMPATGYLLWLGSLTALAITLTPFAIAAGLKISVGE; this is encoded by the coding sequence ATGACTGTCTTCGGCCTGTTGGTCGCCCGTGAGGCCCGTTTGCTGTTCCGCCGTCCCGCGGAATTGGCCAATCCGCTCGTATTCTTCGCGATCGTCGTTTCCCTGTTCCCGTTGGCGGTCGGTCCCGAGTCTCAATTGTTGCAAACCTTGTCTCCAGGACTGGTCTGGGTGGCGGCCCTTTTATCGGTTTTGCTCTCGCTGGACGGGCTCTTCCGCAGTGATTTCGAGGATGGTTCCCTGGAACAGTGGGTCCTTTCGTCGCACCCCCTGCCTCTTCTGGTATTGGCCAAGGTACTGGCACACTGGGCCTTCTCTGGCCTGGCACTGGTTTTGCTCGCACCATTGCTGGCGTTGATGCTCGGTTTGCCTGCCGCCTGTCTGCCGGTGTTGCTGCTTTCGTTATTGCTGGGTACACCGGTGCTGAGCCTGCTCGGTGCGGTGGGCGCGGCGCTGACGGTGGGATTGAAGAGAGGCGGCCTGCTGCTGGCGTTGCTGATCCTGCCGTTGTACATCCCGGTGTTGATCCTGGGCAGTGGCGCCTTGCAGGCGGCCCTGCAGGGCATGCCAGCGACCGGTTATCTCCTGTGGCTTGGCAGCCTGACCGCCCTGGCGATAACCCTGACACCTTTTGCAATAGCTGCTGGCCTGAAGATCAGCGTCGGCGAATAA
- the ccmA gene encoding cytochrome c biogenesis heme-transporting ATPase CcmA, producing MTSPVLQTVALACERDLRLLFENLELRLASGEMVQISGPNGSGKTSLLRLLCGLMQPTAGQVLLNGQPLNEQRSELAHNLLWIGHAAGIKDLLTPEENLSWLCALHQPASREAIWQALAAVGLRGFEDVPCHTLSAGQQRRVALARLYLDSPALWILDEPFTALDKQGVAQLEEHLAAHCESGGMVVLTTHHTLSRMPAGYRDIDLGNWAV from the coding sequence TTGACCAGTCCTGTCCTGCAAACCGTTGCCCTTGCCTGTGAGCGAGACCTTCGGCTGCTCTTCGAAAATCTCGAATTGAGACTGGCCAGTGGCGAAATGGTGCAGATCAGTGGCCCTAACGGCAGCGGCAAGACCAGCCTTCTGCGTCTGCTTTGCGGTCTGATGCAGCCGACCGCCGGTCAAGTACTGCTCAACGGCCAGCCGCTGAACGAGCAACGCAGTGAACTGGCGCACAACCTGCTGTGGATCGGCCATGCCGCCGGGATCAAGGACCTGCTGACCCCGGAAGAAAATTTGAGCTGGCTCTGTGCCCTGCATCAACCGGCTTCCCGCGAGGCGATCTGGCAAGCGTTGGCCGCGGTCGGTCTGCGCGGTTTCGAGGATGTTCCCTGCCACACCCTGTCCGCCGGCCAGCAGCGCCGCGTGGCACTGGCGCGGTTGTACCTGGACAGCCCGGCACTGTGGATCCTCGATGAGCCCTTTACCGCGCTCGATAAACAAGGCGTGGCGCAACTCGAAGAACACCTGGCCGCACATTGCGAAAGCGGTGGCATGGTGGTGCTGACCACGCACCACACCCTGAGCCGGATGCCGGCCGGTTATCGCGACATTGATCTGGGGAACTGGGCCGTATGA